The DNA segment TCGTTTTCATGAAGCCCGGCAGGTGCATGACTTTATTGTGCAGGTTATTGGTCAGGCATTACAGACAGCTTATAGTGCTGAAGTTACCGAGCATGTTTTTTCCGGCATAGAAGAAGTGGCTCCTGACTATCCGGTAATGCCCTTAAAGCCCAGTGCAACCAGCCAGCATCAATATACCGCGCCGACTGGCGATTATAGTTCACCATCTGGTTCACAGTTGCGAGCGTACAGTACGTTGTTGCATGCTGAATTGCCTGCTGTTTCTGCACATTCAAATATCGAATATGAAACTAGTACTACAACTGATTGGCCGGTATTACGCTTGTTCCGTGAACGTTTTTTACTATCAGCACAAGGTGACATCTTAATACTGGCTGATCTGCGAGCGATTCAACATCAGCAATGGTTAACTCAGTTTAGTGGCTTGTTGAATGAAGGTTTAACTTCGCAGCCTTTACTGATCCCGCAACGATTACCGACAACACAATCCGCTGATTGGCTGAACGAATACGCTTCTTGGTTGCAAAAACTTGGCCTGCGTCTGACTTCACCAAAAAGTCAGCAACTGATTATTCAGGCGGTGCCAGCAATACTGAGACAAACGGATCTGGTTTCTACGGTGCCGGCCATATTGCACTTATTAGATGGTTATCCGACAGTGGTTTCGCAAGCAGACTGGCATTCGTTTATTTCCAGTTGGCTTACATTGCCGGGCCTTATTCCACAGCATTATTCAAAAGCGTCAGCACAGTCATTGTGGCAGTGGATGCAAAACCATATCGCGGACTGGCAGATGAATACTCATCTTGTGCAGCACGTTGATATTACAAATATTCTAGAGGTTTTTTCTCGTGACTGATCCACAACGCCCAACAGTGATATTTCTGATGGGGCCAACCGCATCGGGTAAAACTGCACTGGCGATTGAATTAGCAAAACGTTTGCCATGTGACATCATCAGTGTTGATTCGGCATTAGTTTATCGTGGCATGGATATTGGTACGGCTAAACCCACCGCTGCTGAGCAGGCACAAGCGCCACATCGTCTATTAGATCTTATTGATCCGACAGAGGCTTATTCCGCTGCCGATTTTCGTCGTGACGCATTACGCGAAATAGAGTCGATCGTGGCACAAGGGCGTATTCCGTTATTGGTCGGCGGAACCATGCTGTATTACAAAGCGTTGCTGGAAGGGTTGTCACCATTGCCCGCAGCTGATCCGCTTATCCGCCAAGCAATTGAAACCGAAGCAGAACAAATCGGCTGGGATGCATTACATCAACAGTTGCAGCAGATTGATCCTGTCTCGGCAGCCCGCATTCATCCGAATGATCCGCAGCGATTGTCGCGTGCGCTGGAGGTGTATCGTATCAGTGGCAAAACATTAACTGAATTAACGCAGACCAAAGGCGAGCAGCTGCCTTACCGTACACTACAATTTGCTATTGCGCCGACCGATCGTGAATTGTTGCGGCAACGTATCGCCGAACGCTATCAATTAATGCTGTCACAAGGTTTTGAGCAAGAAGTCCGGGCGCTTTATCAGCGCGGTGATCTGCATGCCGATTTACCATCTATTCGTTGTGTCGGATACCGACAGATGTGGGAATATCTGGAAGGGAAGATGAGTTACGATGAAATGGTCTACCGCGGTATTGTTGCCACCTGCCAGTTAGCCAAGCGACAGATGACCTGGTTAAGCGGATGGGAAAACGTGACGTGGCTTGAAACTGGCGCAGTCAATAACGCAGATATTGTCTGCCAGAGCATCACAAGCGCATGACGTTCTCTATAATATCTGCTACTTTAATATTTAACGCCTTGCTCAATTAAAACAAAACTATAAGGACAATAACATGGCTAAGGGGCAATCCTTACAAGACCCATTTTTGAACGCATTACGTCGTGAACGCGTTCCTGTGTCTATTTACCTGGTTAACGGCATTAAACTGCAAGGACAAGTAGAATCTTTCGATCAGTTTGTCATTCTTTTGAAAAATACTGTCAGCCAGATGGTTTATAAGCACGCTATCTCTACCGTGGTTCCTGCTCGTCCGGTAGCACATCATGCGCCAACTGCTGGTGAAGGCGATTCTCAGTCTGAAGAGTAGTAACCTGCATTTTCCCTGCTATTCCGGCAGGGAGATCGTTGTTAGTTACTGAGGAGTTATCACTTGTTTGAACGCTATCAAGGCGGAGAACAGGCTATTCTGGTGCACGTCGATTTTAAGGATGAAGCTGCCAGAGAAGATTTGCGTGAGTTGGAAATGTTGGCTACCTCTGCAGGGGCAACCATTTTAGGCACTGTTACTACCCGTCGCGACTCCCCACAAGCCAAGTTTTTTATCGGTACCGGTAAAGCAGATGAAATAGCGCAAGAAGTTCGTCGTTTAGAGGCGGATCTGGTTATCTTCAATCATGCTTTAACACCTGCGCAGGAACGAAACCTCGAGCGTATTCTCGAATGCCGTGTACTGGACCGCACAACACTCATCCTCGATATCTTTGCTCAACGTGCGCGTACCCATGAAGGTAAACTGCAGGTCGAATTGGCGCAGCTACGCCATATATCCAGTCGCTTAGTTCGTGGCTGGACACACCTTGAGCGCCAAAAAGGCGGGATCGGTATGCGTGGCCCAGGTGAAACACAGTTGGAAACCGACCGTCGTCTCATCAGAGAGAAAATTGCCAATATTCTTGGTCGCCTGGATAAAGTTGAAAAACAACGTGAACAGGGGCGCCGGGCGCGTGTGCGTAATGCGATTCCTGTCGTGTCATTGGTTGGTTATACCAATGCGGGTAAATCGACCCTGTTTAACCGCATGACACAGTCGAAGGTGTATGCTGCCGATCAGTTATTCGCCACCCTTGATCCCACATTGCGCCGAATTGAATTAGCCAAGTTGGGGCCGGTCGTATTAGCCGATACGGTGGGTTTTATCCGACATTTACCACATGATTTAGTGGCTGCATTTAAAGCCACACTGCAAGAAACCCGCGAAGCTGATTTACAGCTGCATGTGATCGATTGTGCTGATGAACGAGTACAAGATAACATCGCTCAGGTAGATGAAGTGCTTCATGAAATTGAAGCGGATGAAGTTCCGCAGCTACTGGTTTATAACAAAGTTGATTGTCTTCCCGAAGGAATGCCTCGGATTGAGCGAGATGACACGGGTAAGCCAGTTGCGGTATGGTTATCTGCGCTGACCGGTGAAGGCACCGATTTACTCTTATCTGTCTTGGATGAACTACTCAGTGTTACGGTTGCCGAGTTTCAGCTTAAATTGCCGATATCTGCGGCACGTTTACGCAGCCGGTTATATGAACTGAAAGCGATACAGCGGGAAAGTTATAGTGAAGATGGCGATTGTTTAATTCAAATCCGTCTTTCCGAAGTGGAATGGCTGCGTCTTGTTAAGCAAGAAGGTGAGAACATTCTTAATTTCATCGTTCAGGATTAATGTGCCAGTGCGTTGGCAGTTACAACACAATATGAGAATCAACGGAGACTCGAATGGCCTGGAATGAGCCTGGAAACAATAATGACAAAGATCGAGACCCCTGGAAAACTACAGGAAAAAGTCAGATCCCACCTGATTTAGATAAATTACTGAAAAATGTCTGGGGTAAATTATCAGGCTCCTTTGGTGGTCAAACCCCGACTAGTTCAGGTAGCAGTACCGGTCTCGTCATTTTTGCTTTATTAGCGGTTGTCGTCTGGATTGGTAGTGGTTTTTATACCATTGAAGAAGCTGAACGTGGTGTGGTGTTACGCTTTGGGAAATACCATGAAACCGTCGATCCTGGCTTACGTTGGAAATGGACGTTTATTGATAAAGTGATTCCGGTCGATGTGGAATCAGTGAAATCAATGCCTTCCTCTGGTTTTATGCTGACTGAAGATGAAAACGTGGTGCGGGTTGAAATGGATGTTCAATACCGCGTGGTAGATCCACGTGCTTATTTATTCAGTGTGACGAATGCCGATAATAGTCTGCGTGAGGCGACCGACAGTGCGCTGCGTTATGTCGTTGGCCACACCAGTATGGACGAGTTGTTAACGCGCGGTCGTGAAAAGGTACGTCAAGGTACTTGGCAGACGCTGGAAGAGATCATTAATCCTTACCATATGGGGATTGCCATCGCGGATGTGAACTTCTTACCTGCTCGCCCACCGGAAGAAGTTAAAGATGCGTTTGACGATGCCATTTCCGCACAAGAAGACGAACAACGTTTTATCCGTGAAGCGGAAGCTTATGCACGTGAAACAGAACCTAAAGCGCGTGGTCAGGTCAAACGACTGGAAGAGGAAGCTTTAGGCTATAAAGAGCAGGTGGTATTAAAAGCCAGCGGTGAAGTGGCGCGTTTTAACGAGTTGTTGCCACAATATATTGCCGCACCGCAACTGACTCGTGAACGTTTGTATCTGGATACGATGGAAGAGTTGTATCAGAACACGAACAAAGTATTGATTGATGTTCCGAAAGGGAACAACAACGTGATCTATCTGCCATTAGATAAAATGAGTACAAATCAGACTAACTCTAAAAAAGACAATGTAACAGCGCCTCTGCCTGCAACAGCGACAGATCCGGCGGTGAATACTCCCGTGTCAACCGCGCCAGCAGAGAATGATGCAAGTACTGACAGTGTAGACAGTGCGCCCATCCGCGATAGTAGCCGTACGAGCGGGAGATACTAATGAAAAATTATATTCTGATTGGGCTGGCGGCAGCGGGGCTGTTGATTTCATCGTCTATTTTTGTCATTGATGAGAGTCAACGCGGCATTGTTGTGCAATTTGGTAAAGTGATCCGCGAAGGTGACAACGATATCCCGAAAGTGTATGAACCAGGGCTACATTGGAAATGGCCGTTTATTGATGATGTCCGCAAACTGGATGCGCGTATTCAAACTTTAGACGGGCAGGCCGATCGTTTTGTTACCTCTGAGAAAAAAGACTTAATTATCGATTCGTACGTTAAATGGCGTATCGAAGATTTTGCTAAGTTTTATCTGGCCACCGGTGGTGGCAGCCGTGCTCAGGCGGAGTCGTTGCTGAAGCGAAAAATCAATAATGGTCTGCGCTCTGAAATCGGTAGCCGTGCTATTAAGGATATTGTTTCCGGTGAACGTACAGAAGTGATGGAAGATGCTTTGCGCCAAATGGCGCGTTCTTCGGAACTGGGTATTAAAGTCGTTGATGTCCGGATAAAACAGATCAATTTACCCTTAGAGGTCTCGAATTCTATTTATCA comes from the uncultured Tolumonas sp. genome and includes:
- the miaA gene encoding tRNA (adenosine(37)-N6)-dimethylallyltransferase MiaA; amino-acid sequence: MGPTASGKTALAIELAKRLPCDIISVDSALVYRGMDIGTAKPTAAEQAQAPHRLLDLIDPTEAYSAADFRRDALREIESIVAQGRIPLLVGGTMLYYKALLEGLSPLPAADPLIRQAIETEAEQIGWDALHQQLQQIDPVSAARIHPNDPQRLSRALEVYRISGKTLTELTQTKGEQLPYRTLQFAIAPTDRELLRQRIAERYQLMLSQGFEQEVRALYQRGDLHADLPSIRCVGYRQMWEYLEGKMSYDEMVYRGIVATCQLAKRQMTWLSGWENVTWLETGAVNNADIVCQSITSA
- the hfq gene encoding RNA chaperone Hfq, which codes for MAKGQSLQDPFLNALRRERVPVSIYLVNGIKLQGQVESFDQFVILLKNTVSQMVYKHAISTVVPARPVAHHAPTAGEGDSQSEE
- the hflX gene encoding ribosome rescue GTPase HflX, whose amino-acid sequence is MFERYQGGEQAILVHVDFKDEAAREDLRELEMLATSAGATILGTVTTRRDSPQAKFFIGTGKADEIAQEVRRLEADLVIFNHALTPAQERNLERILECRVLDRTTLILDIFAQRARTHEGKLQVELAQLRHISSRLVRGWTHLERQKGGIGMRGPGETQLETDRRLIREKIANILGRLDKVEKQREQGRRARVRNAIPVVSLVGYTNAGKSTLFNRMTQSKVYAADQLFATLDPTLRRIELAKLGPVVLADTVGFIRHLPHDLVAAFKATLQETREADLQLHVIDCADERVQDNIAQVDEVLHEIEADEVPQLLVYNKVDCLPEGMPRIERDDTGKPVAVWLSALTGEGTDLLLSVLDELLSVTVAEFQLKLPISAARLRSRLYELKAIQRESYSEDGDCLIQIRLSEVEWLRLVKQEGENILNFIVQD
- the hflK gene encoding FtsH protease activity modulator HflK, which produces MAWNEPGNNNDKDRDPWKTTGKSQIPPDLDKLLKNVWGKLSGSFGGQTPTSSGSSTGLVIFALLAVVVWIGSGFYTIEEAERGVVLRFGKYHETVDPGLRWKWTFIDKVIPVDVESVKSMPSSGFMLTEDENVVRVEMDVQYRVVDPRAYLFSVTNADNSLREATDSALRYVVGHTSMDELLTRGREKVRQGTWQTLEEIINPYHMGIAIADVNFLPARPPEEVKDAFDDAISAQEDEQRFIREAEAYARETEPKARGQVKRLEEEALGYKEQVVLKASGEVARFNELLPQYIAAPQLTRERLYLDTMEELYQNTNKVLIDVPKGNNNVIYLPLDKMSTNQTNSKKDNVTAPLPATATDPAVNTPVSTAPAENDASTDSVDSAPIRDSSRTSGRY
- the hflC gene encoding protease modulator HflC, whose amino-acid sequence is MKNYILIGLAAAGLLISSSIFVIDESQRGIVVQFGKVIREGDNDIPKVYEPGLHWKWPFIDDVRKLDARIQTLDGQADRFVTSEKKDLIIDSYVKWRIEDFAKFYLATGGGSRAQAESLLKRKINNGLRSEIGSRAIKDIVSGERTEVMEDALRQMARSSELGIKVVDVRIKQINLPLEVSNSIYQRMRAERNSVAREHRSQGREKAEMLRANIDRRVTVMIAEAQRKSRQVKGEGDAAAARIYAETYKQNPELFSFLRSLDAYKNSFKSGKDYMVLGTDNEFFKYLKSPQPSATK